The proteins below are encoded in one region of Ammospiza caudacuta isolate bAmmCau1 chromosome 33, bAmmCau1.pri, whole genome shotgun sequence:
- the GNL1 gene encoding guanine nucleotide-binding protein-like 1: MPRKLPFSAKRKKQQLRDRRERKRGDAPAGPASGPGSRSGSRERGGDGPPGDPPSEPPRRHDPGRFRLQLGGPRAEALERSRRRAQEELLEPLPESALELEPDSVYGHGLDFPRRPPWSFGMSPEELRQREEAAFGDFLRALGDTPGDTPGDSRGDSRGLAPFEHNLETWRQLWRVLEMSDIVLLIADARHPALGVPPSLCSHVTRDLAKGLILILNKVDLTPPAVATAWSHLLRARHGPARVVPFSTSPGPPPAPGLQKRQKKRGGRWGSAVGPRLLLEACEEIVGGAVDLSSWRARLERAERRREDDEDDEDEDEEEEEPPGGEEEEEEEGAGPGGVAPPRQWERYRHGVLTLGCVGLPNAGKSSVLNAVLGRSAVGVSRAPGRTRYFQTHFLTATVRLCDCPGLVFPSRAPPELQVLAGVYPIAQLQDPYSAVGFLGSRLALPPLLQLRPPSGPGWTAWELCEAWAEQRGYKTARAARNDVARAANGLLRMAAEGRIRLCLRPPGYSLQKEHWELHPDTAAMAAMTGGGASAPPPPGAASSTEDDEGEEPEEATPPPSPAPNPFALLGEDEC, translated from the exons atgccccgcaAGCTGCCGTTCAGCGCCAAGCGGAAAAAGCAACAGCTCCGGGACCGGAGGGAGCGGAAACGGGGCG ATGCCCCGGCCGGGCCAGCCTCGGGCCCCGGCAGCCGCAGCGGGAGCCGCGAGCGGGGCGGCGATGGCCCCCCCGGAGACcccccctcagagcccccccgGCGCCACGACCCCGGCAG GTTCCGGCTGCAGCTGGGGGGGCCCCGGGCCGAGGCCCTGGAGCGGAGCCGGCGCCGggcccaggaggagctgctggagccgcTGCCCGAGAGCGCCCTGGAGCTGGAGCCCGACAGCGTCTACGGGCACG GCCTGGATTTCCCGCGGCGCCCGCCCTGGAGCTTCGGGATGAGCCCCGAGGAGCTGCGGCAAAGGGAGGAGGCGGCGTTTGGGGACTTCCTGAGGGCCCTCGGGGACACCCCCGGGGACACCCCCggggacagcagaggggacagccggggccTGGCGCCCTTCGAGCACAACCTGGAG ACGTGGCGGCAGCTGTGGCGGGTGCTGGAGATGTCGGACATCGTGCTGCTCATCGCCGACGCGCGGCACCCC gccctgggCGTCCCGCCCTCGCTGTGCTCCCACGTCACGCGGGACCTGGCCAAGGgtctcatcctcatcctcaacAAGGTGGACCTGACCCCGCCCGCCGTGGCCACGGCCTGGAGCCACCTCCTGAgggcccggcacggcccggccagGGTGGTCCCGTTCAGCACCAGCCCCgggccacccccagcccctg ggctgcagaagAGGCAGAAGAAGAGGGGGGGCCGCTGGGGCAGCGCTGTGGGACCCCGACTGCTGCTGGAGGCCTGCGAGGAGATCGTGGGGGGGGCAG TTGACCTCAGCAGCTGGCGGGCGCGGCTGGAGCGGGCGGAGCGGCGCCGCGAGGAcgatgaggatgatgaggatgaggatgaggaggaggaggagccgccgggaggggaggaagaggaggaggaggagggggcggggcctgggggCGTGGCCCCGCCCCGGCAGTGGGAGCGCTACCGGCACGGCGTGCTGACCCTGGGCTGCGTGG GGCTGCCCAACGCAGGTAAATCGTCGGTGCTGAACGCGGTGCTGGGCCGCAGCGCTGTGGGCGTGTCCCGCGCCCCCGGCCGCACCCGCTACTTCCAGACGCATTTCCTGACGGCCACGGTGCGGCTCTGCGACTGCCCCGGGCTGGTGTTCCCCTCCCGGGCCCCACCTGAGCTACAG gtcctggcaggggtGTACCCCATCGCCCAGCTGCAGGACCCCTACTCTGCCGTGGGGTTCCTGGGCTCCCGCCTGGCCCTGCcccccctgctgcagctgcgCCCCCCCAGCGGCCCCGGCTGGACGGCCTGGGAGCTCTGCGAAG cctgggcagagcagagaggctACAAAACGGCGCGGGCGGCTCGGAACGACGTGGCCAGGGCGGCCAACGGGCTCCTGAGGATGGCGGCCGAGGGCAGGATCAGGCTGTGCTTGAGACCCCCGGGCTACTCCCTGCAAAAAG agcactgggagctccaCCCCGACACCGCGGCCATGGCGGCCATGacagggggcggggccagcgcCCCTCCCCCGCCCGGCGCCGCCTCCAGCACCGAGGACGACGAGGGGGAGGAGCCAGAggaggccacgccccctcccagccccgccCCCAATCCCTTCGCGCTGCTGGGGGAGGACGAGTGCTGA